In Vespa crabro chromosome 7, iyVesCrab1.2, whole genome shotgun sequence, a single window of DNA contains:
- the LOC124425419 gene encoding serine protease snake-like: MKMSFVTLTSINIIVHFILIFHRAQGQLYEGSRCSINGKNGVCTILIKCTVVYNELLSGKPPENICGFSNFDPIVCCPKDEQLNRGTTSTTTSTTTTTTTTTTTTTERPIKPIVNERGALARAKCQEYSQYVYELQYPPILTVNAKPINVSVCGVKGKTLIVGGTIALPKEFPHMVAIGYESSDGILWNCGGSLVSERYVLTAAHCTYSQDWGGAKWARVGDLNLARTDDNARPKNYRIIKRIRNPKYKIPSQYHDIALFKLESNVEFNAYVRPACLQTTLPDAPENKATATGWGLVDWQDETGSDNLLKVTLDIVPQSSCNASFNDGIDIQLLRGIVEDWQLCAGGIGKDTCQGDSGGPLAIFNDEHFCMYNIIGVTSLGRLCGTNFPGVYTRVYNYIPWLENVIWGENN, from the exons ATGAAAATGTCTTTCGTGACTTTAACatcaatcaatattatcgttcattttattttgatctttCATCGTGCACAGGGACAACTTTACGAAG gAAGTCGATGCTCGATAAACGGAAAGAACGGTGTTTgtacaattttaataaaatgtactGTCGTGTATAACGAGTTACTATCCGGTAAACCACCTGAAAATATTTGTGGATTTTCGAATTTCGATCCGATTGTATGTTGCCCTAAGGATGAACAATTAAACCGTGGTACAACATCAACTACTACTagtaccaccaccactactactactactactactactactacagaAAGGCCAATAAAACCTATTGTAAATGAACGAGGTGCTCTTGCTCGAGCAA AATGTCAAGAATACTCTCAGTATGTCTACGAACTTCAATATCCACCAATTTTAACTGTCAATGCAAAACCAATTAACGTTTCGGTATGTGGTGTTAAGGGTAAGACATTGATAGTAGGTGGTACTATAGCACTTCCAAAAGAATTTCCTCACATGGTTGCAATTGGTTACGAAAGTAGCGATGGTATTCTTTGGAACTGTGGTGGAAGTTTGGTTTCCGAGAGATACGTTTTAACAGCCGCCCATTGTACATATTCACAAGATTG GGGTGGCGCTAAATGGGCGAGAGTAGGCGATCTGAATCTTGCACGAACGGACGACAATGCAAGACCAAAAAATTACAGGATAAtcaaaagaattagaaatcCAAAATACAAAATACCTTCGCAGTATCACGATATTGCACTTTTCAAATTGGAATCAAACGTGGAATTCAATGCATACGTTAGACCTGCTTGTCTTCAAACTACTTTACCTGATGCACCTGAAAATAAAGCGACCGCTACCGGTTGGGGTTTGGTAGATTGGC aAGACGAAACTGGGTCGGATAATTTATTGAAGGTCACATTAGATATCGTACCCCAATCATCTTGCAATGCAAGTTTTAACGACGGTATAGATATTCAACTATTACGTGGCATCGTTGAAGATTGGCAATTATGCGCTGGTGGAATAGGCAAAGACACTTGTCag GGCGACAGTGGTGGTCCATTGGCAATTTTCAATGACGAACAtttttgtatgtataatatcatTGGCGTTACGAGTTTAGGAAGATTATGTGGTACCAATTTTCCAGGAGTATATACTAGAGTTTACAATTATATACCTTGGCTAGAAAATGTGATATGGGgtgaaaataattga
- the LOC124425421 gene encoding uncharacterized protein LOC124425421 translates to MSAIIDACGNDTGSPSMSKTEDNLSNSDGPLIRKSVHQNSNSSLRISSENVNGTTIVTSRGSTPIGEKSTRKRYCLWTLTFFLAIIGLCNLFLSITIIAVLRISQGMESMEMIPEENLVKFYGRTDLDRICLQSGVCQSYGDEPMEISSDDAGIRIDVNDKLNPETSQRSQVEILPNGTSISQVRSFEIKDFRTGAIYFTTDYPKFGLPSGVDRIDVKIAQTHRITSPVNESLGINSDDRISLHGAEGIKMESKDIFWNASNDVLLKSLNGSIIFDMKNGVIIDINNIPVVPMFIQNPTDQEQFKVCICMPQGKLFKVPVRAGTNLRSANCARISRTPENDPCLR, encoded by the exons ATGTCGGCCATCATCGATGCTTGTGGAAATGACACCGGATCACCTTCCATGTCAAAAACGGAAGATAATTTATCGAATAGTGATGGACCATTGATTAGAAAAAGCGTTCATCAAAACAGTAACAGCAGTCTTCGTATAAG cTCCGAAAATGTTAATGGAACGACAATCGTCACCTCTCGTGGATCAACACCGATCGGTGAGAAATCAACGAGGAAACGTTACTGCCTCTGGacgttaacatttttcttagcAATAATCGGCCTCTGTAATCTATTCTTAAGTATCACGATTATCGCGGTATTAAGAATAAGTCAAGGTATGGAGTCAATGGAAATGATACCTGAAGAAAATCTTGTGAAATTTTACGGTCGTACTGATTTGGACAGA ATTTGTTTGCAATCCGGTGTATGCCAAAGTTATGGTGACGAGCCAATGGAGATATCATCCGACGATGCTGGTATTAGAATCGACGTGAACGATAAATTAAATCCTGAAACATCGCAACGTTCGCAAGTTGAAATACTTCCAAATGGTACGAGCATTTCTcaggttcgttcgttcgaaattaaagattttcgtACCGGTGCTATATACTTTACCACAGACTATCCAAAATTTGGTCTACCAAGTGGTGTTGATAGAATAGATGTCAAAATAGCACAGACCCATAGAATTACATCGCCTGTTAACGAAAGCCTTGGGATCAATTCGGACGATCGAATTTCATTGCACGGTGCCGAAGGTATCAAAATGGAAAGCAAAGATATTTTTTGGAATGCCAGTAACGATGTACTTCTTAAAAGTCTTAACGGGAGTATCATATTTGATATGAAAAACGgtgttatcattgatattaataatatacctGTTGTACCGATGTTCATACAAAATCCTACTGATCAAGAACAATTTAAAGTATGCATTTGCATGCCCCAAGGTAAACTCTTTAAGGTTCCTGTACGTGCCGGGACCAATCTAAGATCTGCCAATTGTGCTCGAATCAGTAGAACTCCGGAAAATGATCCCTGTTTACGATAA
- the LOC124425420 gene encoding interleukin enhancer-binding factor 2, with protein sequence MVRGGRGGMLRGGRGGMGRGMGFPRKQFLPRHPFDYTLCEAAFPRVKPAPDESDLQSALLKKNADMCPTPKEQTSILNLVTKLQSVLDNLIVAPGTFEACQLEEVRQVGSFKKGTMIKGHNIADIVVILKTLPTKTAVEALGTKVNNDLKTGNPKEVFRLVQTERGFDIANNEATVRVLITTLHQNLRKLESDQHLDVQICQGHLAAIRHSRWFEENAHHSSIKVLIRLLRDLRSRFEGLEPLSPWMLDLLAHNAIMNNPSRQALPINQAYKRVLQLLASGLFLPGSAGISDPCEGGNIRVHTAMTLEQQDLVCLTAQTLLRVLAHGGYRPLLEGTNKLAVEMSVWAGGVVASPLDKAYEPPTEQEQQEDMEESNEEMITENV encoded by the exons ATGGTACGAGGTGGACGCGGTGGAATGCTCAGAGGTGGAAGAGGAGGTATGGGCCGTGGAATGGGATTTCCACGGAAACAATTTCTACCAAGACATCCATTTGATTATACATTATGCGAAGCTGCATTCCCTCGTGTGAAACCTGCTCCAGACGAATCAGACCTTCAATCTgctcttttgaaaaaaaatgctGATATGTGTCCAACCCCGAAGGAACAGACTTCTATCTTGAATTTAGTAACAAAATTGCAAAGTGTTTTGGATAATTTGATCGTTGCGCCTGGAACTTTTGAAGcttgt CAATTAGAAGAAGTTAGACAAGTTGGTAGttttaaaaaaggaacaatGATCAAAGGTCATAATATTgctgatattgttgttattcttaaaaCACTACCAACTAAAACTGCAGTGGAAGCGCTTGGAACAAAAGTCAATAATGATCTTAAGACCGGAAATCCTAAAGAGGTCTTTAGACTTGTACAAACAGAACGTGGTTTTGATATTGCTAATAACGAGGCCACTGTACGggtattaataacaacgttGCATCAAAATTTGCGTAAATTGGAATCAGATCAACATTTGGATGTACAGATTTGTCAAG gACACTTGGCAGCAATTCGACATTCACGTTGGTTCGAAGAGAATGCCCATCATTCTAGTATCAAGGTTCTGATTAGATTACTTAGAGATCTTCGAAGTAGGTTTGAAGGTTTAGAACCATTGTCACCTTGGATGCTCGATTTACTCGCACATAATGCAATAATGAATAATCCAAGTCGACAGGCATTGCCAATAAATCAAGCTTATAAAAGGGTACTTCAATTACTTGCTTCTGGATTATTTCTTCCAGGATCAGCTG gTATATCTGATCCTTGCGAAGGTGGTAATATCCGTGTTCACACAGCCATGACCTTAGAGCAACAGGATTTAGTGTGTTTGACCGCACAAACACTATTACGTGTTCTAGCTCACGGAGGTTATAGGCCACTTTTAGAAGGTACAAATAAACTAGCTGTTGAAATGAGTGTATGGGCTGGTGGTGTTGTTGCTAGTCCTTTAGATAAAGCATATGAGCCTCCAACAGAACAGGAACAACAAGAGGATATGGAAGAAAGTAACGAAGAAATGATAAcagaaaatgtataa
- the LOC124425422 gene encoding bifunctional peptidase and (3S)-lysyl hydroxylase Jmjd7, producing MIDATDKIDKACQVLSQEVKELYLGNEIAEINGTINPLIFYRDYVSKNLPVVIRNGVEHWPAVRKWSINYLREILGDKLISVAVTPNGYADAITKCVLEGITKQYFVMPEERSLKMSTFLNTLENHESESIFYIQKQNSNFKDFNELWNDTETDISWATNAFGKKPDAINFWMGDHRAVTSMHKDPYENIYCVVSGEKTFILHPPTDLPWIPYEKYPPAVYKEIEPGKWTIEPVNIKNNVESEYTEIFDTIPWINIDPLNPDYNRYPKYKNVQRLEVTVKKGDILYLPSLWFHHVRQSHACIAINYWYDMEFDIKYAYFKALEVLSQ from the exons ATGATAGATGCAAcagataaaattgataaagcaTGTCAAGTTCTTTCTCAAGAAGTTAAAG agCTGTACCTAGGAAATGAAATTGCAGAAATAAATGGTACAATTAatcctttaatattttatcgtgatTATGTTTCCAAAAATTTACCAGTAGTAATACGAAATGGTGTTGAACACTGGCCAGCTGTAAGAAAATGGTCTATAAATTATCTTCGAGAGATTTTAggcgataaattaatttcagtaGCTGTTACACCTAATGGATATGCTGATGCGATAACAAAATGTGTTTTGGAGGGtataacaaaacaatattttGTTATGCCAGAAGAACGTTCTCTTAAAATGTCTACGTTTTTGAATACTCTTGAAAATCATGAATCagaaagtatattttatatccaaAAACAGAATtctaatttcaaagatttcaatgAACTTTGGAATGACACAGAAACAGATATTTCATGGGCTACAAATGCTTTCGGTAAAAAGCCTGATGCCATTAATTTTTGGATGGGCGATCACAGAGCAGTAACATCCA TGCATAAAGACCCATACGAAAACATATATTGTGTAGTGTCAGGtgaaaaaacttttattttacatcCACCCACGGATTTACCTTGGATCCCATATGAAAAATACCCACCTGctgtttataaagaaatagaaccTGGAAAGTGGACTATTGAACcggttaatataaaaaataatgtagaGTCAGAATATACAGAAATTTTTGACACGATACCATGGATAAATATTGATCCTCTTAATCCAGATTATAATag ATatccaaaatataaaaatgtacaaaGATTAGAAGTGACagtaaaaaaaggagatatattatatcttccttctctctggTTTCATCATGTAAGACAATCTCATGCGTGCATAGCTATAAATTATTGGTATGACATGgaattcgatataaaatatgcaTATTTTAAAGCACTCGAGGTATTAAGTCaatga